A stretch of DNA from Synechococcus sp. MU1617:
CGGCTGCCGTGCAGATCAGCTCAACCTGTTGAGGGCTCAGAAGCGCATGCTGGCCGTTCACCGTGGCGCAGGAGCGCTTGATCCAGGCCAGGGCCTGGATGATCTCGAGTGGGATTCGTTCGTCGCTGATGGCGAAGTTCTGAAGCGACCGCTGGGTCTGGGCTCCCCAGAGCGCTTCGGACGCCACCTCAATGCCACCCAGGCTGTCGGTTTCAATCCTGAACGGCAGCGTCATCGGATCCTCGGCGCGATCAAGCGGTGCTTCGATCATCCGTGATCACTGTCCGTTGATCGTGCCATCGTTCCGCATCAATCGTCTCGGTGGTCTCCGGTGCAGGTTCACCGCTCCCATGGCATCAATTTGCAGGTGCCTGATGCATCCCTGCCTCAGCTGCAGGGCTACCTGGCGCAGCCTGGGCGCCCATTGAAGGCTCTGTTGAACCGCAAAAAGGTGGAGCGGCTTGCGGATGGCCGCTTCCTTTATGCATCTCGGCCGTATCAGTTGCTGAAGTTTCAGCTCCAGCCTGAGGTGGTGTTCCGCTCCAGCTGGGATGGCGATCAACTCACCATTGTTTTCGAACACTGCACGATCCATGGCCTCGGGCCGTTGCAGGATTTGGTGCAGTTCCAGTGCCAGGCCTGGATCCGACCCGAGCAGGAACGGTTGATGGCCAAGGCAGATCTAAGTCTTGAACTCTCCCCGAATGGAGCAGGGGTTCTGTTGCCGAAGCTGCTGATGCAACGCACCGGAGATCTCGCACTGCGTTTGGTGACGGATCGCTTGGAAAAGCGTTGTCGCACCGGATTGATCAAAGGTGCTCTTCATTGGGTTGCACGGCACCCCTGAAGCTGCTTGATTTCCTGGTGTTATGGTCACCGAATTGGGCCCTTTTACACCTGGTGTTGTGGTGAGTGCGACTGCTTCAGCCAGGCCGCTGTTGACCTTCCAGAACTTCTCTCTCCGCTGCGATAAATCAGACCCGCGCATTTCTTTTAAGGCTCCTTGGAATTGGGAACTTGATCAAGCAAAGAGAATCGCTGTAATTACAAATAGCTCGTTTTTGCGGTATCAATTAAGCGCAGCGCTAGCTGGTCTTGTCCCTCCTGTTTCTGGGGAAATGCTCACCGAAGGAGTGGTTGGTTGGCCCGTGGGTGGAGAAGGGGGGTTGGATGGAAAACTGCGGATTACTCACGCCCTAAACTTTCTCACGACCGTTTACAGCGATTGCCTTGAAAAGTCCCTGGTGAGTGTGGATGAATTCTGGAGCTTTATATCGGCAGCGGAGATCGATCCAAGGTCAATTATTAAAGAGCTTTCTCGAGAGCAAAAAGACTGCTTCTTTTTAGCCTTGTCTGTTCTTTTCTCTTTCGACTTGTATTTAATATCCAAGACGAGGTATTTGATGTCGAGGCCTGCTAAGCCGCTACGAGCGCTTTTGTTGAAGCAGCTTGAGGGTAAAACTCTCTTCGCTACCTCAACAAACAGCCGTTTTCAGCGCGAATTCTGCACCGATGGTCTTGTGCTGGACTCGATGGGGCAGATCCTGTTTGCAGGCGGAGTTTCAGAGGCCATTGAGTGGGCAGATCAAAATCTTGATGCCTCTGATGTGTCAGACTCTGATGAAGATCAACTCGAAATGGGATTAAATCTTCTTAATTCTGAGACCTCTGACGAGCAAATGGATGATTTTGTTTAGGAGGTCTTGATCTTATGAATTTTCTTCGAAGGTTTCTTGCTGCGATTCAGAGGCAGATTGCTGTGGTTCTCGCAATCGCCACCTATGAGAACAATCGAAAATCAACAGGAACGTCGCTCGGCGCTTGGGAAGCCATCGTGACGCCGCTGCAGATCATGTTGTTCTTCATCGTGATGCGCGTGGGATTTAGCTTCTTAAGGGGTAGTAATCGATATGCGGCAGGTGGTTCGACAGATATGTACTTCAATATTGTAGTTTTTATTGCATCTGGATTTGCTATCGCTTTTTTATTCAGGCAAGGTGCAATCAAGGCGCTTTCAGGCTTGAAGTTAAGGGCTCCTCTTTACTACAAAAGAGTTCAGCCTTTGGACATTCTTTTGGCACTGCTAGTCAATGATTTCAGGGCGATTTCAACGATTTCTCTTGGGATTTTTGGATTGGTTTGGTATTTCACCTGGAGTTTCCAGCTTGACAGTCCTGGCTTAGCTATCAGCGTTTATCTGTTAACCATTCTGATGGCGCTTGGTTTTGGGGTGTGTCTTGTCTTCCTGGGCCAATTCAACAAATGGGTTACTAGGATTTTAAAAAGAATCCTCAACCGGGTGATTATTTTTACTTCAGGTATATTTTTTGCAACCTTTGAGCTGCCTGAGTACACAAGGCCTTTCGTGACCTGGAACCCGATCCTTCATGCAGTCGAGCTCTTTAGGTACTCAATGAACAACCAATATCCGATACCTGGCATTTCTCTTTCGTATTTAGTTTGGTGCTCTATAATTCTTTTTGGATTTTCTTTGATTCTTTATCGAACCAACGAGTCGTTACTCGTCGAGGCCAATGATGACTAACGCCTGATCGTTGTCCGGTCGCCTGCTTTGAGTTAATTTTTTGGTTATGCCTGAATCCATCCCGACTTCCAGCTCTTCAACTTCTCTGCAAAAGGAGCTGTCATCACCATTCCAGGTTTCTAGCTTCTTGGCTCAAGCTCAGCTAACACCAGTCTGGCGTGAGCGGTTGGACAGATTTACCAAGCCCAAGGTTCTGATTTCAGCTTTTCTGGCAACCTCGGCTTTCTACTGTTTCATCATCGGCAGAGATCGTTATACGGCTGTCTCTGAATTTGTGATTCAACAGGCAATGCCCCTGGAGGGATCATCGTCTTCAGTGCTGGCTGGATCGGCAGCTGCTCCCCAAGTTCTCACCTCTCTTGTGGATGGTCAGTACCTTCAGGTTTATCTCGAATCCTCTGAAGTCAAGTCTCGATTGTTCCCTGATGGGAAGAAGCTTGAGCAGGACTACCGCATCAAGTTTCCGGATCTTCGGACGGGATTGCCCGCCAACAGTTCTGCGCCCGATCAACTCGAATTTTATCGAAAACAACTGTCTGCAGCGCCTCAGCCCTTGAGCGGTTCAGTCGTTCTGACTACGTCAGGATTCACGCCAGAACAAGCTTTCAATCTCAACAATGCGTTGCTTAAGCAGTCTCGGCGTTTTGTGAATGAGGTGAATCAATCCATCAATGCTGATCAGAATCAATTTGCCAGAAAGGAGGTTCAAATAGCCGAATTAAATCTCAAAGCATCAACACGAAAGCTTGAGCTTTTCCGTGAAAAACATGGAAATCTGAGTGTTGAGACTGAACAAGCAACGACCAGTTCATTCATTTCTGGCCTTGAATCTCAACTGGTTGAATTGAAGGTTGAAGAGGCTGCATTACGTCGCCAGTACCGCGATCCCAATGCACCTGAGGTGGCATTTGTTGCAGACCAAGTGAAGGAGCTTGAGTTCCAGATTCGTCAAGAGAGAGAGCGTTCTGTAAGTAAAGACGGTCGAGATTTAAACACCCTCGTTCTCGAAGAAGCTGAGCTGATTTCGGATGTTGAGTTTGCGACCGCAAACCTCCAATCAGCTCGCTTGGCTGCCGATAACAGTCGCCGCGAGAGCCAGCGACAGCTCAAATTTGTGGTTGTACTGAGTCAGCCCCAGCTGCCTGTTGCGCCTGATCAGAACTGGCGCTGGCAAGCCTTCCTTGCTTCGATCGGGATCATTGTTGTGGCCTGGGGTGTGGGTGGCTTCCTTCTCAATGCGATGCGGAAGAGCTGATCTCTGGCAACACCAACGAAAACTGAAATGGTTAGGGACGTATTCCACCATGCCCCTTTCCCGCTAGGTAGTAGCCGCAGGCTCGTGCAAAATGAAGCTTTCTGCGCCTTATTAAGTCTTGATCGCTAATGTCTGGGTATAACTTCTGGGCTTGAACGTCATTGTTGCAAGAGCGCTCTACCATTTGCAGAACCTGTTGTTTGCTCGAAGGCAGTCTTTCTCCAAGCATTCGATTGTAGAAATGCCATTCTGTGTTGGCGCGCAGTACGGTTTCACGGAAGCCATATTCATGGGAATGGCGGACAACAGCTGTTGATGCATAGGCTTTTTTATATCCCTTCCTAAGAATCTCCCGAGCCCATAATTGATCCTCGCCATACACAACATCCGGAAGTGGCAGAGTCTCCCAGGCGGATTTCCTTAGGCAGGAATTGTTATCGGAGTAGAAGCGTTCATGGGAGGAGACAACGCCATTCGTCGTTTGTCGATCAGCATTCAGTTCGATTGGTTGTCGATGACTCCTGAAAATCCAACGGTTGAAATGTTGGTCAAGGTCATGGGCAGTGAGTTGCCCATGATTGGTATGGGCGATGTGGCAGCCAAAGACCCCTGCCACCCGTGGATCGTTCTGCAGCGGGGCGATCAGATTCATCAGCCACATGCGATTTGCTGGGATCGCATCCTGCGTGATGAAAGCGACGTACTCCCCTCGGGCTAGTTCCACCCCCAGGTTGCGGGTACGCCCATGGCCGAAATCCTCCTTACGAATCCTATGGAGGCGGAGTCGTTCGTCTTCTGGTAAGCCCTCCAGGCATCCATCGCTCGAAGCACTGTCGATCAACAACACTTCAAAGGCCTGATCGAGATCCTGAGTAAGACAGGACTCAACCACCGCCTTCAGCATCGTGCCCCCGTTGTAAACCGGGATGACCACCGTCACCAAAGGCGTCGTTGTTTGAACGGGGTGTGGTGTGGATGGCGCCGATGGAAGTGACGCCTGAATGAAGGTCTCAATGACCTTGTTGGAGCCATCCCAGGTGAGCTGTTCAGTGGCGGCGAGACCAGCTCGGGCGGTGATTTCTCTGAACGATGCGTCATTCAGCAAGCGGCTTAATGCAGAGGCCAGCCCCACTGGTGTCGCTTCGGCCAACACAGCTGTATTGGGTTGATAAGAGACCCGCGTGTGTTCGGCATCAATATCAACGACAGGCAGCCCACAGGCCATCATTTCGTTCGGAACCAGGGAGTAGTTGGTTCCTGAAAGCACGAATCCAACCGCGCATTGGCGGTACAGATTGGCCAAAGCGTCGGCGTCCAGAATTCCTGCATGCCTTACTTTCACTGGAATTCCAAGATCGGGCAGATCTTTTTCACCGAAGGTGATGATCTCAAAGTGTTCTCCTAGATCAAACAAAGCTCTTAAAGCAAGCAGCCCAAGTTCATAGAGCCGTCTTGGCGTGCTGCGTCTCACATAAAAGGCAATGGCATGCTTGTTGCGTTTCTGATCGTTGTTGGGTTGGTAAACACTGTGGTCGACGGCCAGTGGGAAAGAGATGGCTGAGTTGCCAAAGCTTTCCATTTTCTGTTTCAGCCAAGGGCTGGCACAAATGCATGAAAAATTGTTTTCAGATGCATACGAATGTTCGGTGAGGATGCTGGAGCTGCCGCGCGCGAAAAAATAGGGCTCATAATCTTGAACAAAATAGAATCTTTTCTGAAACTTTTTCATTCCAAGCACCGGATAGCTGCTCATGCGGTCTGTGGCAATGACAATGTCGCCACTTACAAGATCAAGGTCGTCTTGGTTATTGCCCAGCATGTAGACCTGGTCTGTTTGCAGTGGAATGAAGGACTGATCGATGACACGTTTGTGCAACGAGCTGATGCGGCTTGGCTTGTCGTTCCCCTTGAGCTCGGAATGAACCCAGATTGTGCATTGGTGACCACAGCGTTCCAGATAATCAATCGCTCTGAAAATGGTCATATGGCCACCGAGGCCAGGCGTAAAATTGGG
This window harbors:
- a CDS encoding DUF1997 domain-containing protein produces the protein MQVHRSHGINLQVPDASLPQLQGYLAQPGRPLKALLNRKKVERLADGRFLYASRPYQLLKFQLQPEVVFRSSWDGDQLTIVFEHCTIHGLGPLQDLVQFQCQAWIRPEQERLMAKADLSLELSPNGAGVLLPKLLMQRTGDLALRLVTDRLEKRCRTGLIKGALHWVARHP
- a CDS encoding ABC transporter permease, which gives rise to MNFLRRFLAAIQRQIAVVLAIATYENNRKSTGTSLGAWEAIVTPLQIMLFFIVMRVGFSFLRGSNRYAAGGSTDMYFNIVVFIASGFAIAFLFRQGAIKALSGLKLRAPLYYKRVQPLDILLALLVNDFRAISTISLGIFGLVWYFTWSFQLDSPGLAISVYLLTILMALGFGVCLVFLGQFNKWVTRILKRILNRVIIFTSGIFFATFELPEYTRPFVTWNPILHAVELFRYSMNNQYPIPGISLSYLVWCSIILFGFSLILYRTNESLLVEANDD
- a CDS encoding sugar ABC transporter, which translates into the protein MPESIPTSSSSTSLQKELSSPFQVSSFLAQAQLTPVWRERLDRFTKPKVLISAFLATSAFYCFIIGRDRYTAVSEFVIQQAMPLEGSSSSVLAGSAAAPQVLTSLVDGQYLQVYLESSEVKSRLFPDGKKLEQDYRIKFPDLRTGLPANSSAPDQLEFYRKQLSAAPQPLSGSVVLTTSGFTPEQAFNLNNALLKQSRRFVNEVNQSINADQNQFARKEVQIAELNLKASTRKLELFREKHGNLSVETEQATTSSFISGLESQLVELKVEEAALRRQYRDPNAPEVAFVADQVKELEFQIRQERERSVSKDGRDLNTLVLEEAELISDVEFATANLQSARLAADNSRRESQRQLKFVVVLSQPQLPVAPDQNWRWQAFLASIGIIVVAWGVGGFLLNAMRKS
- a CDS encoding rhamnan synthesis F family protein — protein: MSGMPKRRHPLSTLSNTTRQALKRSATAMGKQKFLPKALRKQLNRLGQARRPSPPNNRRKKITPELQEYIKGLQNKETSKKIIRDFRELAHYAYVFDIEHYKSQLDSREAETLQNIGDVILHYCSSGSQEGIDPSNLFDTENYFSKYPDVKESGLNPMIHCFKFGMNEHRYSMDNIHFMRKMADIRRPEPNLLNSIKDDLKTKKIGVFLHIFYPELSETIAAYLKNIPCSIDIFISTKEDSVQALKNIFARVENADRVDVRHFSNIGRDVAPFIVGFKDQILNYDLILKLHSKKSPHSNALSGWFLHCLDNLIGSETITATNLKELQSHEIGIVYPIENYALSLGIKHDSCWGHEDGNYTKASPFLKRFNLDHIKRDSQFRFPTGTMFWCKPELLKPILDWNLSWNDFDEEGGQIDGTIAHSIERLIGLSTTEIFNQKLQTTYCGYALSKQHQTDKSIIEGKNKLKIQGFEKVIHFKPQQLDPDWSLKRNINPKSLHIHWVIPNFTPGLGGHMTIFRAIDYLERCGHQCTIWVHSELKGNDKPSRISSLHKRVIDQSFIPLQTDQVYMLGNNQDDLDLVSGDIVIATDRMSSYPVLGMKKFQKRFYFVQDYEPYFFARGSSSILTEHSYASENNFSCICASPWLKQKMESFGNSAISFPLAVDHSVYQPNNDQKRNKHAIAFYVRRSTPRRLYELGLLALRALFDLGEHFEIITFGEKDLPDLGIPVKVRHAGILDADALANLYRQCAVGFVLSGTNYSLVPNEMMACGLPVVDIDAEHTRVSYQPNTAVLAEATPVGLASALSRLLNDASFREITARAGLAATEQLTWDGSNKVIETFIQASLPSAPSTPHPVQTTTPLVTVVIPVYNGGTMLKAVVESCLTQDLDQAFEVLLIDSASSDGCLEGLPEDERLRLHRIRKEDFGHGRTRNLGVELARGEYVAFITQDAIPANRMWLMNLIAPLQNDPRVAGVFGCHIAHTNHGQLTAHDLDQHFNRWIFRSHRQPIELNADRQTTNGVVSSHERFYSDNNSCLRKSAWETLPLPDVVYGEDQLWAREILRKGYKKAYASTAVVRHSHEYGFRETVLRANTEWHFYNRMLGERLPSSKQQVLQMVERSCNNDVQAQKLYPDISDQDLIRRRKLHFARACGYYLAGKGHGGIRP